The following DNA comes from Mycobacteriales bacterium.
CGGCGAGGTGGCTGCCGTCTCCTACGTGCCCGCGCCGGTCGGCAACGGCGGGGTGGCGATTGTGACGTTCGCCGACGGCACCGTCGGCACCTTCCACTTCAGTGCCGGTCAGGCGGCGACGAGTCCGCTCGAGCGGGTCGAGATCGTGGGCGAGGGCTCGAACATCGTCATTGACAACGGCGCCCGACTGACCTGGTACCGGCGCGGAGATATCGGGCCTTACGGCAGGACACCGAGCTACATCACCGATGACGAGACCGCGCCGCTGCGGTGGGAGCCGGAGATGAGCCTCGGCCAGCTCTACAACAACAACAACTTCGTCCAGGGCTACGCCCAGAGCATCATCGCCTTCGTCGATGCCGCCCTCGGGATCGCGCCGCTCGAATTCGGCACGCTCGAGGACGCGGTGTCGATCGTGCGGGTCTTCGAGATGTTGGCGGAGCCGGCGACCGCCTAGCCGTGCGCGGTCCGAACGTCGAGCGGGAAAGGGTGAGGTAGCGGTGCCAAACGTGGTGCTCCTGGGGACGCTGGATACCAAGGGCCAGGAATACGCATTCGTCCGTGACCAGATCGCGGCTGCCGGGGTCACCACGACGGTGGTCGACGCCGGAGTGTTCGACAGCCCATTCCTCGAACCGGACGTCCGCCGCGACGAGGTGGCGCAAGCGGCCGGCGTCGACCTGCAGACGCTCGCGGACGCCGGAGACCGGGGCAGCGCGGTCGAGAGCATGTCGCGCGGAGCCGAAGCGGTGGTGCGGCGGCTCCACGACGAGGGACGGCTCGACGGGATCATCGGTCTCGGGGGCACCGGTGGGACAACGCTCGTCACGCGGGCCATGCGGGCCCTGCCGGTGGGCGTGCCGAAGGTGATGGTGTCGACCGTCGCGTCGGGGGATACGCGGCCCTACGTCGGCGCCCTCGACATCACGATGATGTATTCCGTCGTCGACATCGCCGGCGTCAACAAGATCTCGCGTCGCATCCTCACCAACGCCGCGGGCGCCGTCTCCGGGATGGTGCTGGCACCGTCGGCCGACGGCCCGGCCGGAGACGACCGGCCTCTGATCGGTGCGACGATGTTCGGTGTCACGACACCGTGCGTGCAACGGGCCCGGCAACGGCTCGAGGACAAGGGCTACGAGGTGCTGGTCTTCCACGCCACCGGCACCGGGGGCCAGTCCATGGAGGCCCTCGCCCGGGCCGGACTGCTCGCCGGGGTGCTCGACATCACGACGACGGAGCTCGCCGACGAACTGGTCGGTGGCGTCTTCTCCGCCGGGCCGGAGCGCCTGACCGTGGCCGGGGCAGCCGGCATCCCACAGGTGGTGAGCCTGGGGGCGCTGGACATGGTGAACTTCGGCGCCCGGGACAGCGTGCCGGTCCAGTTCGAGGACCGCAATCTCTACCAGCACAACGCGACGACCACCCTGATGCGTACCACGCCGGAGGAGACGGCGGAGCTCGGCCGCCGGGTCGCCGAGCGTCTCAACACTGCGACCGGGCCGGTCACGCTCTTCATCCCGCTGCGCGGTATCTCGATGATCGCCACCGAGGGATCCGCCTTCTACGACGACGAGGCCGATCGCGCGCTCATCGGCGCCGTCAAGGACAACCTGACCGAGCGGATCGTCCTGTGCGAGGTCGACACCGACATCAACGACGAGGCCTTCGCCGTCGCGATGGCCGACGCGCTCGTCGACCAGCTGGCCGGTACGCCGGCCGAGGAAGGGACCCCAGGTGGACGCGCAGACCGCACGTGAACGGTTGATCGCCCAGGCTGCCAAGGGAAATGCCATCGTCGGCGCCGGTGCCGGGACCGGCCTCTCGGCCAAGTGCGCCGAGGCCGCCGGCGTCGACCTGATCATCATCTACAACTCGGGTCGCTACCGGATGGCCGGCCTCGGTTCGTTGGCCGGCCTGCTGCCCTACGGGGACGCCAACGCTGTGGTCGTCGACATGGCACGGGAGGTGCTCCCGATCGTCGAGTCGACACCGGTGCTGGCGGGAGTCTGCGGGACCGACCCGTTCCGCACCATGCCGGTATTCCTCCGGCAGCTGCAGGACCTCGGATTCGCCGGTGTGCAGAACTTCCCGACTGTCGGTCTTTACGACGGGCGCTTCCGGCAGAATCTCGAGGAGACCGGGATGGGTTACCACCACGAGGTGGAGATGATCCGGGTCGCACACGAGATGGACCTGTTGACGACCCCCTACGTGTTCGACGCCGAGCAGGCGGTCGCGATGACCGCGGCCGGCGCGGACGTCGTGGTCGCTCACGTCGGTCTGACGACGTCGGGCACGATCGGGGCGCAGACCGCCGTCAGCCTGGACGAGGCCGTCGAGCTCGTCCAGGAGATCAGGGACGCCGCCGTGAGTGTCCGCGACGATGTGCTGGTCCTCTGCCACGGAGGGCCGATCGCCATGCCCGACGACGCCGCCTACGTGTTGCGGCACACCACGGGGGTGGCCGGCTTCTTCGGCGCATCCAGCATGGAGCGGCTCCCGACCGAGGTGGCGATGACCGAGGCAATCGCCAAGTTCAAGGCCGTGACGGTGGACTGACGCCCGCCGTCACAGCCGGTCGCGGAGCCGTACGGTCCGGTCGGCGAGGTCGCTGATCCGCGAGGAGTCGAAGCCGAACACCGCCGACTGCACGGAGTCGGCCAGCGGATCGACCCAGTGCGCGGGCAGGTCGGCGGCGCCGGCGAGGACACCGG
Coding sequences within:
- a CDS encoding Tm-1-like ATP-binding domain-containing protein, whose amino-acid sequence is MPNVVLLGTLDTKGQEYAFVRDQIAAAGVTTTVVDAGVFDSPFLEPDVRRDEVAQAAGVDLQTLADAGDRGSAVESMSRGAEAVVRRLHDEGRLDGIIGLGGTGGTTLVTRAMRALPVGVPKVMVSTVASGDTRPYVGALDITMMYSVVDIAGVNKISRRILTNAAGAVSGMVLAPSADGPAGDDRPLIGATMFGVTTPCVQRARQRLEDKGYEVLVFHATGTGGQSMEALARAGLLAGVLDITTTELADELVGGVFSAGPERLTVAGAAGIPQVVSLGALDMVNFGARDSVPVQFEDRNLYQHNATTTLMRTTPEETAELGRRVAERLNTATGPVTLFIPLRGISMIATEGSAFYDDEADRALIGAVKDNLTERIVLCEVDTDINDEAFAVAMADALVDQLAGTPAEEGTPGGRADRT
- a CDS encoding phosphoenolpyruvate hydrolase family protein codes for the protein MDAQTARERLIAQAAKGNAIVGAGAGTGLSAKCAEAAGVDLIIIYNSGRYRMAGLGSLAGLLPYGDANAVVVDMAREVLPIVESTPVLAGVCGTDPFRTMPVFLRQLQDLGFAGVQNFPTVGLYDGRFRQNLEETGMGYHHEVEMIRVAHEMDLLTTPYVFDAEQAVAMTAAGADVVVAHVGLTTSGTIGAQTAVSLDEAVELVQEIRDAAVSVRDDVLVLCHGGPIAMPDDAAYVLRHTTGVAGFFGASSMERLPTEVAMTEAIAKFKAVTVD